From Polyodon spathula isolate WHYD16114869_AA chromosome 26, ASM1765450v1, whole genome shotgun sequence, one genomic window encodes:
- the LOC121300866 gene encoding alkaline ceramidase 1-like isoform X3, translated as MAGVFAYQSSEVDWCEDNYQHYDTVAEFYNTVSNVSFFIFSPIMMYLLHPYARERTRAVHLVWLMMMAVGVFSAYYHMTLSYMGQLLDELSILWVLAIGYTLWFPRRLFPAFIRSSCSDPRIHRLALVTVAWWALAISCWVSDRLLCSFWKRIHFCYLHSFWHILISVASAHGSALFAYFDAQSEIPEAKPELCYWPENRWNLGMPYLSVREGSTQRKQC; from the exons ATGGCTGGGGTCTTTGCCTATCAGAGCTCTGAGGTGGACTGGTGTGAGGATAATTACCAGCACTACGACACTGTGGCAGAGTTCTACAACACG GTCAGCAATGTGAGCTTCTTCATCTTCTCTCCGATCATGATGTACCTGCTGCACCCCTACGCCCGGGAGAGGACCAGGGCAGTGCACCTCGTCTGGCTCATGATGATGGCCGTAG GTGTGTTCTCCGCATACTATCACATGACTCTCAGCTACATGGGTCAGCTGCTGGACGAGCTCTCCATCCTTTGGGTCCTAGCCATTGGCTACACGCTGTGGTTTCCACGGCGACTCTTCCCAGCGTTCATTAGGAGCAG CTGCAGTGACCCGCGGATCCACAGGCTCGCCCTGGTCACTGTGGCCTGGTGGGCTTTAGCCATCTCCTGCTGGGTGAGCGACCGGCTGCTGTGTAGCTTCTGGAAGAGAATCCACTTCTGCTACCTGCACAGCTTCTG GCACATCCTCATCTCGGTGGCCTCTGCTCACGGCAGTGCCCTCTTTGCTTACTTCGATGCCCAGTCAGAGATCCCAGAAGCCAAGCCTGAGCTGTGTTACTGGCCAGAGAACCGCTGGAACCTGGGAATGCCGTACCTGTCTGTGAGGGAGGGGTCCACACAGCGGAAACAGTGCTGA
- the LOC121300866 gene encoding alkaline ceramidase 1-like isoform X1, giving the protein MAGVFAYQSSEVDWCEDNYQHYDTVAEFYNTVSNVSFFIFSPIMMYLLHPYARERTRAVHLVWLMMMAVGVFSAYYHMTLSYMGQLLDELSILWVLAIGYTLWFPRRLFPAFIRSRSQFACLVFLAATVSTLSSFAKPTINAYALHCVSLHILYILQLELRSCSDPRIHRLALVTVAWWALAISCWVSDRLLCSFWKRIHFCYLHSFWHILISVASAHGSALFAYFDAQSEIPEAKPELCYWPENRWNLGMPYLSVREGSTQRKQC; this is encoded by the exons ATGGCTGGGGTCTTTGCCTATCAGAGCTCTGAGGTGGACTGGTGTGAGGATAATTACCAGCACTACGACACTGTGGCAGAGTTCTACAACACG GTCAGCAATGTGAGCTTCTTCATCTTCTCTCCGATCATGATGTACCTGCTGCACCCCTACGCCCGGGAGAGGACCAGGGCAGTGCACCTCGTCTGGCTCATGATGATGGCCGTAG GTGTGTTCTCCGCATACTATCACATGACTCTCAGCTACATGGGTCAGCTGCTGGACGAGCTCTCCATCCTTTGGGTCCTAGCCATTGGCTACACGCTGTGGTTTCCACGGCGACTCTTCCCAGCGTTCATTAGGAGCAG GAGTCAGTTTGCATGCCTGGTGTTCTTGGCAGCCACCGTCAGCACCCTGTCCTCCTTTGCCAAGCCCACCATCAACGCTTACGCACTCCACTGCGTTTCTCTGCACATTCTCTACATCCTGCAGCTTGAGCTCAGGAG CTGCAGTGACCCGCGGATCCACAGGCTCGCCCTGGTCACTGTGGCCTGGTGGGCTTTAGCCATCTCCTGCTGGGTGAGCGACCGGCTGCTGTGTAGCTTCTGGAAGAGAATCCACTTCTGCTACCTGCACAGCTTCTG GCACATCCTCATCTCGGTGGCCTCTGCTCACGGCAGTGCCCTCTTTGCTTACTTCGATGCCCAGTCAGAGATCCCAGAAGCCAAGCCTGAGCTGTGTTACTGGCCAGAGAACCGCTGGAACCTGGGAATGCCGTACCTGTCTGTGAGGGAGGGGTCCACACAGCGGAAACAGTGCTGA
- the LOC121300839 gene encoding protein ENL-like, protein MDNQCTVQVKLELGHRAQLRKKPTTEGFTHDWMVFVRGPEQCDIQHFVERVVFRLHESFPKPKRVCKEPPYKVEESGYAGFIMPIEVYFKNKEEPKRVCFTYDLFLNLEGNPPVNHLRCEKLTFNNPTREFRHKLVKAGGVMVMPEGAEAVTRPSPDYPMLPTIPLSAFSDPKKTKPSHGSKESIKDSSSSSSSKTSKPHKVTKEPRGERPRKDSESKGSSKGEGEREAGKPAKETPSARKLDSKGNKEEVKAPPKAAFKEPKLTLKESKMEGMSPKGGGSGGGGGGGGGQPEPKAFSKRPANVESPKPSTKKQKKGSSESLKGVTSTSPRVSSSTVALPPPSCPEKKPPKEKSSSGGGRPEKVKNETTEVKEVKKPAETDDSNSEDEASSKSESVPSSPSNSSSSSDSSSDSDFEPSQNHTQGPLRSMVEDLQSEESDDDDSSTEGETPVKTNPPNRDTRLSLGSESDSSEGSHPPSRDPPHPPLKHSSANNKVSVRKSPEPCSRPEKMLKKGYDKAYTDELVDLHRRLMALRERNVLQQIVNLIEETGHFNVTNTTFDFDLFSLDESTVRKLQSYLEATAT, encoded by the exons aTGGACAATCAG TGCACGGTGCAGGTGAAGCTGGAGTTGGGACATCGTGCTCAGCTCCGCAAGAAGCCCACCACGGAGGGGTTCACCCACGACTGGATGGTGTTCGTGCGCGGCCCCGAGCAGTGTGACATCCAGCACTTTGTCGAGAGGGTGGTCTTCAGGCTTCACGAGAGCTTCCCAAAACCCAAGCGAG TGTGTAAGGAGCCCCCCTACAAGGTGGAGGAGTCGGGCTACGCTGGCTTCATTATGCCCATAGAGGTCTACTTCAAAAATAAG GAGGAGCCTAAGAGAGTGTGTTTCACCTACGACTTGTTCCTGAACCTGGAAGGAAACCCTCCTGTCAATCACCTGCGCTGTGAGAAGCTCACCTTCAACAACCCCACCAGGGAGTTCCGACACAAGCTGGTCAAGGCAGGGGGG GTCATGGTGATGCCCGAGGGAGCGGAGGCCGTCACCAGGCCAAGTCCAGACTACCCTATGTTACCCACAATCCCCCTCTCTGCGTTCTCTGACCCCAAGAAGACCAAACCTTCCCACGGGTCAAAG GAGTCCATtaaagacagcagcagcagcagcagcagcaagacgTCCAAGCCTCACAAAGTGACCAAGGAGCCCCGGGGCGAGCGGCCACGCAAGGACTCTGAGAGCAAGGGCTCCAGcaagggggagggggagcgcGAGGCAGGCAAGCCTGCCAAGGAGACCCCGTCGGCACGGAAACTGGACAGCAAGGGAAACAAAGAGGAGGTCAAGGCGCCCCCCAAAGCAGCATTCAAGGAGCCCAAACTGACCTTGAAGGAGTCCAAAATGGAGGGCATGTCCCCAAAGGGTGGGGGGAGCGGaggtggagggggtgggggaggcgGCCAGCCAGAGCCCAAGGCATTCAGTAAGAGGCCGGCCAATGTGGAGTCCCCCAAGCCCAGCACTAAGAAACAGAAGAAGGGCAGCTCGGAGAGTTTGAAGGGCGTTACCAGCACCTCCCCCCGCGTCTCCTCCTCCACCGTTGCCCTGCCCCCCCCCAGCTGCCCCGAGAAGAAGCCCCCCAAAGAGAAGAGCAGCAGCGGCGGAGGACGCCCGGAGAAGGTGAAGAACGAGACCACCGAAGTGAAGGAGGTGAAGAAGCCAGCGGAGACGGATGACTCCAATTCAGAGGACGAGGCCTCATCGAAATCGGAG TCTGTGCCGTCAAGTCCGTCAAATTCCAGTTCCAGCTCCGATTCCAGCTCTGATTCCGACTTCGAGCCCTCGCAGAACCACACTCAAG GCCCCCTGCGCTCCATGGTGGAGGACCTGCAGTCAGAGGAGTCAGACGATGATGACAGCAGCACTGAGGGGGAGACGCCTGTGAAAACCAACCCGCCCAACAGAGACAcgag GTTGAGTCTGGGCAGCGAGAGTGACAGCAGCGAAGGGTCCCACCCCCCCAGTCGAGATCCTCCGCACCCCCCTCTCAAGCACAGCTCTGCAAACAACAAG GTCTCTGTGAGGAAAAGTCCAGAACCCTGCAGCAGACCTGAGAAGATGTTGAAGAAGGGATACGACAAG GCGTACACAGACGAGCTTGTGGATCTGCATCGGCGGCTGATGGCGCTTCGAGAACGGAACGTCCTGCAGCAG
- the LOC121300866 gene encoding alkaline ceramidase 1-like isoform X2 translates to MWLSLEPGLFSVTDSGQVSNVSFFIFSPIMMYLLHPYARERTRAVHLVWLMMMAVGVFSAYYHMTLSYMGQLLDELSILWVLAIGYTLWFPRRLFPAFIRSRSQFACLVFLAATVSTLSSFAKPTINAYALHCVSLHILYILQLELRSCSDPRIHRLALVTVAWWALAISCWVSDRLLCSFWKRIHFCYLHSFWHILISVASAHGSALFAYFDAQSEIPEAKPELCYWPENRWNLGMPYLSVREGSTQRKQC, encoded by the exons ATGTGGCTTTCACTAGAGCCTGGTTTGTTTTCTGTCACAGATTCAGGACAG GTCAGCAATGTGAGCTTCTTCATCTTCTCTCCGATCATGATGTACCTGCTGCACCCCTACGCCCGGGAGAGGACCAGGGCAGTGCACCTCGTCTGGCTCATGATGATGGCCGTAG GTGTGTTCTCCGCATACTATCACATGACTCTCAGCTACATGGGTCAGCTGCTGGACGAGCTCTCCATCCTTTGGGTCCTAGCCATTGGCTACACGCTGTGGTTTCCACGGCGACTCTTCCCAGCGTTCATTAGGAGCAG GAGTCAGTTTGCATGCCTGGTGTTCTTGGCAGCCACCGTCAGCACCCTGTCCTCCTTTGCCAAGCCCACCATCAACGCTTACGCACTCCACTGCGTTTCTCTGCACATTCTCTACATCCTGCAGCTTGAGCTCAGGAG CTGCAGTGACCCGCGGATCCACAGGCTCGCCCTGGTCACTGTGGCCTGGTGGGCTTTAGCCATCTCCTGCTGGGTGAGCGACCGGCTGCTGTGTAGCTTCTGGAAGAGAATCCACTTCTGCTACCTGCACAGCTTCTG GCACATCCTCATCTCGGTGGCCTCTGCTCACGGCAGTGCCCTCTTTGCTTACTTCGATGCCCAGTCAGAGATCCCAGAAGCCAAGCCTGAGCTGTGTTACTGGCCAGAGAACCGCTGGAACCTGGGAATGCCGTACCTGTCTGTGAGGGAGGGGTCCACACAGCGGAAACAGTGCTGA